The proteins below are encoded in one region of Dasypus novemcinctus isolate mDasNov1 chromosome 13, mDasNov1.1.hap2, whole genome shotgun sequence:
- the LOC131280802 gene encoding late cornified envelope protein 1D-like, whose amino-acid sequence MSCQQNQQQCQPPPKCPTPKCPPKCPPKCPPKAPVSSCCGVSSGGCCSSGGCCGPSSGGCCSSGGGGCCLSHHRRHRSHRHRRQSSDCCGHPSGGSSCCGGGSSCCGGGSSCCGGGSGQYSGGCC is encoded by the coding sequence ATGTCCTGCCAGCAGAACCAGCAGCAGTGCCAGCCCCCACCCAAGTGCCCCACCCCTAAATGCCCCCCCAAATGCCCTCCTAAGTGCCCTCCCAAGGCTCCAGTCTCTTCCTGCTGCGGTGTCAGCTCCGGAGGCTGCTGTAGCTCTGGAGGTTGCTGTGGCCCCAGCTCTGGGGGCTGCTGCAGCTCTGGGGGTGGCGGCTGCTGCCTGAGCCACCACAGGCGCCACAGATCTCACCGCCACAGGCGCCAGAGCTCCGACTGCTGTGGCCACCCCTCGGGGGGCTCCAGCTGCTGTGGAGGGGGCTCCAGCTGCTGTGGAGGGGGCTCCAGCTGCTGTGGAGGGGGCAGTGGTCAGTACTCTGGGGGCTGCTGCTGA
- the LOC131280801 gene encoding late cornified envelope protein 1F-like, translating to MSCQQSQQQCQPPPKCPTPKCPPKCPPKCPPKAPVSSCCSSGGCGSSGSCCSSGGCCSSGGGGCCLSHHRRRRSHRHRRQSSDCCGHPSGGSSCCGGGSSCCGGGSSCCGGGSGQSSGGCC from the coding sequence ATGTCCTGCCAGCAGAGCCAGCAGCAGTGCCAGCCCCCTCCCAAGTGTCCCACCCCTAAATGTCCCCCAAAATGTCCTCCTAAGTGCCCTCCCAAGGCTCCAGTTTCTTCCTGCTGCAGCTCCGGGGGCTGTGGTAGCTCTGGGAGCTGCTGTAGCTCTGGGGGCTGCTGTAGCTCTGGGGGTGGCGGCTGCTGCCTGAGCCACCACAGGCGCCGCAGATCCCACCGCCACAGGCGCCAGAGCTCCGACTGCTGTGGCCACCCCTCGGGGGGCTCCAGCTGCTGTGGAGGGGGCTCCAGCTGCTGTGGAGGGGGCTCCAGCTGCTGTGGAGGGGGCAGCGGTCAATCCTCTGGAGGCTGCTGCTGA